Within Quercus lobata isolate SW786 chromosome 5, ValleyOak3.0 Primary Assembly, whole genome shotgun sequence, the genomic segment CCAAGTAACTTTTCCTATCAATTCATTGAAGTAGCCAACCAATTGAATTCAAGAAGCAAaccacaattaataattttgggggcaaaaaaggaaagtagaaaataaaacaCCATTATGCAGCACCAttacacaaacaagaaaaaagtaCCCCACCAAAGAAATTTTAAGTGCAAGAGAACAAAAACTCAGAAAATTCAAAGGGTCAAAACCATTAGTGTAGCTGAAACACATGCAGTGAAAAGGAGTTACAATTTAAATTTAGAGAAGTTCAAGGAATCAAAGCTATCTAGCAAAGCTGAAACATGCTCTAAGGAACTTCTCCAAATGGTGTGAATCATCGATGCCCATGATACAATAATAACAAGCAAGTCTAttagtctcaaaattttggtGTGAAATATGATAGTAGAGAACGTACCTTTGTTGGTCTAAGAAcaacaactttttctttctcttagcCAGTAGTTCATACAGTGCTTTGGTGAACACTGAAAATAGTCCTACAAAGGAACCCAATTTAACACCATTATAACAGGTTCTAATGGCCTTCACTAACAAAATTCtatgagaaacagagagaggTCCATGTAGAAACAGtaccaacatttaaaaataaaaataaaaaaccaaataaagaaacataattcacttttcaaattccttttATCACAGAACAATggagaaaaaatataaacaaaactgGGCTTCGACCAGAAAACAAACAAGCAGCAATATAAAGACAAATTTCTTCCACTTGCCTATTTTTCAAGACATTGGGTCCTCCAAATTTCTTTGGGTTAGATTTGGATGTAGGAAGCCCCACCAACCATCTGCATGTTATTTCACATATTTAGCACATACAAGAACTATCTGAtccaaaagaataataaaatcatGCACAAactaaagagaagaaaaatggggTAATGAATTATAAACAACAGTATGTATAATGTACCACAAAAATCCCTGTAAATATAAGTAAAACCATAACtaagaaattcaaattcttcaatttacatatcaaaaaaaaaatatatatatatatatatatataaatataaactttcTAATTCACAACActccccacccccaaaaaaaaaatacagaaaatttattaaacaaaataaattagaaacaaataaaaatgagaaaaataaacaaaccaaaaaatataaaaaaatcaaaataaaaatggagaaaaataaGCAAACCTTATACATGggttgaaataaaaataaaaaataaataaagtgaagAACTTACATGGGTTGATGGATCGTCGCCGACAAAAAATAGACAATAGCAACGACAATAGCTAAATGATGGATTGTTGCCGATGGTCCAACTCAGAAAATGAAGAAGTCCGTCGAAAGGATCATCGCTGAGTCCGTCGCAAGGATCGTCGCCGTCGCAAAGATCATCACCGTCACCAGGATTGTTGCCATCGCAAGGATCATCACAAAGATCATCACAGCAAGGATCGTCGCTGTTGCAAGGATTGTTGCAAAGATCGTCTCAAGGATTGTCGCAAGGTTTGCTCTTAATGGAGCTTCATCGGCGACGGCTGAGATCAACGGCGACAGTGGGAGATCAACGGCAACGGTGGTTTGGGTTTGGGAGCTTAATCGCcgtttggggtttttttttttttttttttttttttgactgctTTGAGTGAAATTTTTGAGTGAAATGTTTTGACCCTTTGAACTTAAAAGACCGAAATGGCTCAGAGAGTGCCAGGTATTGCAATTAGGCTTTTAAGTCTTTAGTGACGAATTCcagtttcgtcactaaagactaggctttgttaagttttttagtgatgaaattcatatttcgtcactaaatcatatttttagtgatgaattGTGATTTCGTtactaaaaacatataagtgcaaaattattattatttttcatcacTAATACTATCCATAGTAATACCTACagtgacaaaatatttcgtcactaaaaatttcaacttttagcagcaaaatatttcgtcactatagattaattaaactCGCGCCAAAGTTTCCCTCCACTGGTGCCCATTTTTCAGATCACAATAGCaacgaaatttatttttcgtcactaaatgttataatttttttcattattagtgacAAAATccatatttcgtcactaaagctctatttttagtgatgaaaaatatttcctcactaattttcgtcactaaaaatacattttgttgtagtgttttagtttgattttttttttttttttttttttttttttttttttttattttatatatgggTTTGTGttaatgtttgtgtttttgtgtggatTTTTAAGGTGGGAAGTTGGTGTATTAGACCCCTAAGAAGAGGGCAAGCAGACCCAAGTGCCTTGTCACTGGCAAGAGTATTCAAGGGGTGTGCagtatatatattgtgttttaGCGTATTGGGTTTTTTGCTAAATCTGAAAACGTATCTTTGATTTATAGTTATTTGATATGTCAATTTGTGATTGTAATTTTGCTATTTGGGAATCTATAACTTGTGTTGTGGTGGATGATATAATATATGAGTGCAATGTTGTTATTACGGTCATGGTTTCTTTTCTGTATTGTTTGATTATAGGAACCTAATTTGTGGTAATGTGTTGGTGAGGGGTTTAGTAATTGGTGTTAGAAAGACAGGAGTCCATGTTGGTGATAACAAGTCTCAATCTTGGAAATGTGTACGTATGTGGTTCCTATGTGAGGCATTAATATGCTCAGCGCATAGGATTGTAATATTGATATTGTACTTTTACATTGCCTTTTACCAAAGGTCTTGGGGCTTAAATCTAACAAATATTTGAACTTCATTATTGATCAATCACTGTTTGCATGGTGTTATGATGGTTAATATATCttggaaacaaaatatatttgtcATTAATGGCCCAAAATGAAACTCTTTATTGCAGGATATACTTGAAAATGTTCAGGCATTAGGTCATTTTGGTGTTTTAAGTcaatgtaccttttttttttttttttttttttttttttttttttttttttttctaatgaatCCCGTGCATTGTAGGAGAGTATAACTTATCATCAACAAGTGGAACAAGGGTTTATATTGATTTGGACATTCTTGAGATTGCTGAATTCAAAGATCAGTAAGTGCTTTATTTTGGATTCatgtttttaatatatttatagtcTCTACAATACTATGTCTAATAtctttatgtaatataatagGTTGGTGGAAAATAACCAACGAATAGTACAAATGCCAAAGCAATTAAAACTACAAGTGACAATTCAAGAAGGGATGAACATCAACAGAAGAACCATAAgtgaaataacaaaaattatgtgggactctgataatgaggtaagaaaaaaaaaaccttcaacaATAACATTGTGTCCTTAACATTGCTTTATATACTATAGACCtgcttttacaaaatttaactataaaattatgaattgaCTGATATTAAATTCAATTTCTAGGAAACTATCTTTACCTGTCAAGGAGAGATTATAAACATTGACATAGATAATTATGGTTGGTACTTCATCTCTTGCGAAATATGTCGTAAAAAGGTAAAGTcaagagaaaattttttatggtgtgACAATTGCAACAAAAAGGCATGCTTCCCAATCCCAAGgtacacaaaatgaaaatgtttacTTTTTAGATTATAATTCACAATAACTAATATGATATTAACATTATATATGCCATTTCTTTTATCAAGTATAGAATTCAATTAAAGGTTGAAGATAGCTCAGGAATGGCCacattcattttatttgattcagAAGCAGAAAAATTACTCAACATATCAGCGAAAGACCTTTTGAACAAATCTTTAGAGGTGAGAATGTGGAAGATAAAattagtatttaatatttacTAAACTTTACTTAAGTTTACAATTGAAAGATGTTACTTCTGCTAGGAGCCCAATGAAGTCATCCTTCCTGTGCAAATAGAAAATCTGAAAGGAAAAgaatttgttttccaaatacAACTAAATGACTATAATCTCAAGTATGGATGGGATTTCTACACTGTTAAGAAACTTTTTGActcttttgaagaaattgacAAAGCAATTCAGCTTGATAAAATGACAGAAGTACGTATTCTTTAATttagcaaaattacaaatatgatatttaagatGTATATGTTGTAATACATTTCTCAACCTGTTCTATTGCCAGGCTTACATCAGTGATACTTCAAATGAATGTAGCAACAACTTATCAACTGAAGAAGATGGTgattttacaaaatttcaaaagctTGATGTTCAAAGTAATGTGCAACTCACACCAACATTTGtactcaaggaaaacaaaagggcaTATTCAGAAACTACTAcaaagcaacaaaggaagaagatacaaaaaacactttaaagttgTATTTCAATCTCTAAGATTTTctatgcacaatttggttttaatggaTTTGTGATTTTCGTACTAAAGACATATAggaacaaaggaaatttttttgcctttacgcacaatttggttttaaattaaaacagagaggaattaaactcttatatttagttatttgagaATACAGCTTTACTTCaatgttttttaaatatgatgAATACATTGAATATTTAGTAGAAGtcatgaaataaatgaaattgaaaaataaaaaaagtcataGCAAAAATACATAGTATTGGGACATTTGCCCAATATGTGcaaataaaattcttttggGAGGAGCTTCAGCCTAAAATAGTTGCGGCTTTCAGAGATGATAAACTATTTGGTTATGTATTAAAAAGACCAGTGTACCCAGTTGGTCCAATAGTAACACAATCAAGTAACTCGTCTAACAATGGCTTGCTATTTGATTGGCTAAACAAGCATTTTGTGGTGTATGTGTCATCTTTTGGGACAATAATGACATTTCATGTCCTTTTATTATGGAtataatttttacttatttttaattaaaaaaaattagtagcattcccgtgcatcgcacgggttcttttgtaatacttattaaaccaaatgtaagagcacattatgattattgtaatatattacttcaaaatatttgtatttatcttatatttaatattacttcataatattacATGTTTCATCTTATATTAGAGCCAATTTagcttgcaataattgaaattagagaGATGTTTAAACCTGAATATGttaacattttatataaaaactaGCCCGTGCATCGCACGCGTTAGCGACTAGTATTATTAACACGaatgttattttatctattattgCTATTGTTATTATTGATAGTGTTATacatatgtataatttttacaagccctccttagacatttctcatgtgtaatattaattatatattttattgattttaatttttaactcaAAATCAATCTTACCAATAAGAGATATGAAGTATGGACAGAAGAAAtacatttccaaaaaaaaccattttctatatggtttaaaatttgtgatttaCTTAACtcattcttaaaaattaaaattaatgtgtAAGGTTTAAATAGagttaaaaacaataaaagatgCCTTGAATTACAAAGCTTTTGGCcgtatataaaatatttaaatatcttATCAATAAACCAAATAAACTGACTTTAAACTTCAACATGTGGACACTAACTAAATCGATCTTATCAATACTCACCAGTCATCACATCAATATTAACACAACATTTGGTAAGAGTAACAAAGAACCAAAGAGGAAGAGACTTGATTTATCAAAATGACTTCCTTGACCTTGAATTCCGCCATTTCCCTTGTGTTCTTTTCCATACTAAGCTTCCTCAACCCCATGACAGCCGCACCCGGTGCAAACTACTTCGCCAATAGCCTCTACAAATCAAGTCTGaactctctcctctcttcactCTCTTCCAACGCCACACACAACCTCGACTTCTACAACACCACAACTGGCCAAAACACCTCCAACCGTCTCTACGGCCTCTTCCTCTGCCGCGGAGATGTCACGCCAGAAATCTGCCGAGGATGTGTGGCTGCAGCAACCAAAGATGTTGCCCACAAATGCTCCAGAGAAAAGGTCGCTGTGATTTGGTACGACGAGTGCATGATTCGTTACTCTAACGAGTCTATTTTCTCTACTGTGGACGTAAAGCCTAGAGTGGCCTTGTTGAACACTCAGAATATTTCTAATCAGGACCAGCTTAATAGGCTAGTGAACACCACGATGACCGAGTTGGCGGCTCAGGCCTTGGATTTTCCAATTGGTGTTGAGAAGTTTGGGACCAAG encodes:
- the LOC115991150 gene encoding cysteine-rich receptor-like protein kinase 25 encodes the protein MTSLTLNSAISLVFFSILSFLNPMTAAPGANYFANSLYKSSLNSLLSSLSSNATHNLDFYNTTTGQNTSNRLYGLFLCRGDVTPEICRGCVAAATKDVAHKCSREKVAVIWYDECMIRYSNESIFSTVDVKPRVALLNTQNISNQDQLNRLVNTTMTELAAQALDFPIGVEKFGTKEVTMSAFQTLYNLVQCTADLSSTDCNRCLQAAINRLPICCGGKQGGRVTFPSCNVRYELYLFYQTVNATPPPATYTTSSTSNPGFLILDFDCFSFSRKLMSYRAFIFN